A genomic window from Halorubrum trapanicum includes:
- the truD gene encoding tRNA pseudouridine(13) synthase TruD, producing MTSERTLREAHPTERAVGMDHYVSGADGIGGRLRESPEDFRVRELEAFDAAPLDADPGSYPDVVLRATLRDWDTNDFARRLSDALGISRERVSWAGTKDKRAVTTQLFTVRGIDADDLPEIRGAEIEALGRAGRSLSFGDLAGNAFEIRVADAVDEAPERVAEAVADLRAFAGGEGADDGDNSGDADAHEFSIEATVGVPNYFGQQRFGSRRPVTHLVGLAIARRDPREAVRLYAGNPAETEPDDTRAARDRVDAAFGVSGGSESGDAGDGPAADGTGDGDWTACLDAIPGKLRFERSMVHRLADRGVPPDAPPDDEDWWHALEAVPSNLQRLFVNAAQSSLFNRIASERLRRGLPFDRPVAGDVVCFADGDAPEALYAPDTDRLQRVDEDRVSLVARHCERGRAFVTAPLVGTETELGDGEPGEIEREILADAGIEPGDFALPGEFDSKGTRRAILLRTDLDVTFADGDPRFAFALPSGSYATVLLREFTKRGPLDL from the coding sequence ATGACTTCCGAACGCACGCTCCGCGAGGCGCACCCGACCGAGCGCGCGGTGGGGATGGACCACTACGTCAGCGGCGCCGACGGGATCGGCGGGCGGCTCCGCGAGTCGCCCGAGGACTTCCGCGTCCGCGAGCTGGAGGCGTTCGACGCGGCGCCGCTCGACGCCGACCCCGGGAGCTACCCCGACGTAGTCCTCCGGGCGACGCTCCGCGACTGGGACACCAACGACTTCGCGCGCCGGCTCTCGGACGCGCTCGGAATCAGCCGCGAGCGCGTCTCGTGGGCCGGGACGAAGGACAAGCGCGCCGTCACCACGCAGCTGTTCACGGTCCGCGGCATCGACGCCGACGACCTCCCCGAGATCCGCGGCGCCGAGATTGAGGCGCTCGGCCGGGCGGGTCGGAGCCTCTCGTTCGGCGACCTGGCGGGCAACGCCTTCGAGATCCGCGTCGCCGACGCGGTCGACGAGGCGCCCGAGCGCGTCGCCGAGGCGGTCGCCGACCTCCGGGCGTTCGCGGGCGGCGAGGGCGCTGACGACGGGGATAACAGCGGCGACGCGGACGCCCACGAGTTCTCGATCGAGGCGACCGTCGGCGTCCCGAACTACTTCGGCCAGCAGCGCTTCGGCAGCCGGCGGCCGGTGACGCACCTCGTGGGGCTCGCGATCGCCCGGCGCGACCCCCGTGAAGCGGTCCGGCTGTACGCCGGCAACCCGGCCGAGACGGAGCCGGACGACACCCGGGCCGCGCGCGACCGCGTCGACGCGGCGTTCGGCGTGAGCGGGGGGAGCGAGTCCGGCGACGCCGGCGACGGTCCCGCCGCCGACGGCACGGGCGACGGCGACTGGACCGCCTGTCTCGACGCGATCCCCGGCAAGCTCCGGTTCGAGCGCTCGATGGTCCACCGGCTCGCCGACCGCGGCGTCCCCCCCGACGCGCCGCCCGACGACGAGGACTGGTGGCACGCGCTGGAGGCGGTGCCCTCGAACCTCCAGCGGCTGTTCGTCAACGCCGCGCAGTCGTCCCTCTTCAACCGGATCGCGAGCGAGCGACTGCGCCGCGGGCTCCCGTTCGACCGCCCCGTCGCCGGCGACGTGGTCTGTTTCGCCGACGGCGACGCGCCCGAGGCGCTGTACGCGCCGGACACCGACCGGCTCCAGCGGGTCGACGAGGACCGGGTCTCCCTCGTCGCCCGCCACTGCGAGCGCGGGCGGGCGTTCGTCACCGCGCCGCTCGTCGGCACCGAGACGGAGCTCGGCGACGGCGAGCCGGGGGAGATCGAGCGGGAGATCCTCGCCGACGCCGGGATCGAGCCGGGCGACTTCGCGCTCCCCGGCGAGTTCGACTCCAAGGGGACCCGGCGGGCGATCCTCCTGCGCACGGACCTCGACGTGACGTTCGCGGACGGCGACCCGCGCTTCGCGTTCGCGCTCCCGAGCGGCTCGTACGCGACCGTGCTGCTCCGCGAGTTCACGAAGCGCGGCCCGCTCGACCTCTGA
- a CDS encoding GMP synthase subunit A has product MTRIVVIDLHGQFTHLERRALRDLGVDTEIVSADTPTDEVDADGVVLSGGPDMDRVGNAPDYLELDVPVLGICLGMQLIAAELDGSVGAGDYGGYADVDVEITDDEDPLVGSLAPETRVWASHADEVTELPDGFARTATSDVCGIEAMADPDAGLYGVQWHPEVAHTERGEEVFENFVAICESA; this is encoded by the coding sequence ATGACCCGGATCGTCGTCATCGACCTCCACGGCCAGTTCACCCACCTCGAACGGCGGGCGCTCCGCGACCTCGGCGTCGACACCGAAATCGTCTCCGCGGACACGCCGACCGACGAGGTCGACGCGGACGGAGTCGTCCTCTCGGGCGGCCCGGACATGGACCGCGTCGGCAACGCCCCGGACTACCTCGAACTGGACGTCCCCGTCCTCGGGATCTGTCTGGGAATGCAGCTGATCGCCGCGGAGCTCGACGGGTCGGTCGGCGCGGGCGATTACGGCGGCTACGCCGACGTCGACGTCGAGATCACCGACGACGAGGACCCGCTCGTCGGGTCGCTCGCGCCCGAGACGCGCGTCTGGGCCTCGCACGCCGACGAGGTGACCGAGCTGCCCGACGGGTTCGCCCGCACCGCCACCTCCGACGTCTGCGGCATCGAGGCGATGGCCGACCCGGACGCGGGGCTGTACGGCGTCCAGTGGCACCCCGAGGTCGCCCACACGGAGCGCGGTGAGGAGGTCTTCGAGAACTTCGTCGCGATCTGCGAGTCGGCGTAG
- a CDS encoding universal stress protein yields MYDAILCPTDGSAGSAAAIEQACGLAALTGARIHGLFVVDEGVAGADEWDMVVEREEERGERALDAVAEAAAERGVEAELHLRRGRPHEEILDAAADYGADLIAMGTHGRTGIGRFVTAGSVAERVVRYSELPVLTAHISE; encoded by the coding sequence ATGTACGACGCAATCTTATGTCCGACCGACGGGAGCGCCGGGAGCGCCGCCGCGATCGAGCAGGCCTGCGGGCTCGCCGCGCTGACGGGCGCCCGGATCCACGGGCTGTTCGTCGTCGACGAGGGCGTCGCCGGCGCCGACGAGTGGGATATGGTCGTCGAACGCGAGGAGGAGCGCGGCGAGCGCGCGCTTGACGCGGTCGCGGAGGCGGCCGCGGAGCGGGGCGTCGAAGCCGAACTCCACCTCCGTCGCGGTCGCCCGCACGAGGAGATCCTCGACGCCGCGGCCGACTACGGGGCCGACCTGATCGCGATGGGGACCCACGGCCGCACCGGGATCGGGCGCTTCGTCACGGCGGGGTCGGTCGCCGAGCGGGTCGTCCGATATAGCGAACTCCCGGTTTTGACGGCGCACATCAGCGAATAG
- a CDS encoding HVO_0649 family zinc finger protein, whose amino-acid sequence MSSRTGGTTAFDRLRARFDGRPHVCEECGFVDEESEWTAATTGATVEYRHECPGCGEATVRRYRL is encoded by the coding sequence ATGTCATCTCGTACCGGCGGTACCACGGCGTTCGACCGGCTCCGGGCGCGCTTCGACGGCCGACCGCACGTCTGCGAGGAGTGCGGGTTCGTCGACGAGGAGAGCGAGTGGACGGCCGCGACGACGGGCGCGACCGTCGAGTACCGCCACGAGTGCCCGGGCTGTGGCGAGGCGACGGTCCGGCGGTACCGGCTCTGA
- a CDS encoding DUF3194 domain-containing protein, whose amino-acid sequence MPDDADADSEPSDDEVVRTAAEAAEGIVFKHYDQSTVTDLDVTVTFEEGVLDVDVYLNAPEDAEPDREAVAQEAVETAGEAVDELFAE is encoded by the coding sequence GTGCCCGACGACGCCGACGCCGACTCGGAGCCGAGCGACGACGAAGTCGTTCGCACCGCCGCCGAGGCGGCCGAGGGGATCGTGTTCAAACACTACGACCAGTCGACGGTCACGGATCTGGACGTCACCGTCACGTTCGAGGAGGGCGTCCTCGACGTGGACGTCTACCTCAACGCGCCCGAGGACGCGGAGCCCGACCGCGAGGCGGTCGCGCAGGAGGCCGTCGAGACCGCGGGTGAGGCCGTCGACGAGCTGTTCGCGGAGTAG